ATCAAATCATTCAGCGCATCAAGGGGTTTACTTCTCATGAACTGAGGCAAGAGTTTGCTTGGCTAAAAACCAAGCTACCTAGCCTTTGGACTCGTAGTTATTTTGTTT
The nucleotide sequence above comes from Trichocoleus desertorum ATA4-8-CV12. Encoded proteins:
- a CDS encoding transposase codes for the protein QIIQRIKGFTSHELRQEFAWLKTKLPSLWTRSYFVSTAGRVSGDTIRRYIDSQRSR